One genomic segment of Natrononativus amylolyticus includes these proteins:
- a CDS encoding VOC family protein, producing MADRLEITADRPDSPIRMAGTDHITLIGSNTEDTIAFYRDLLGMPLVLKQPNLDDPDSTHLFFDTGDGRILTFFVNDDRPSDPRPLQHQIGSVHHLSFRIEPERFADVKAALEDADRGYNEFDRGIFHSLYTRDHNGLTIELSTDKFDIPDDRRGEVLATAQRLREDDGVDFAEERHLEAALEELGIDAEKFNLPDAPTGAGV from the coding sequence ATGGCAGACCGACTCGAGATCACCGCCGATCGTCCCGACAGTCCGATCCGGATGGCCGGAACCGACCACATCACGCTCATCGGGAGCAACACCGAGGACACGATCGCCTTCTACCGCGACCTCCTCGGAATGCCGCTCGTGCTCAAACAGCCGAACCTCGACGACCCCGACTCGACGCACCTCTTCTTCGACACCGGTGACGGCCGTATCCTCACCTTCTTCGTCAACGACGACCGGCCGTCGGATCCGCGCCCCCTCCAGCACCAGATCGGCTCGGTCCACCACCTCTCCTTCCGGATCGAACCCGAGCGCTTCGCGGACGTCAAGGCCGCCCTCGAGGACGCCGACCGCGGCTACAACGAGTTCGACCGGGGGATCTTCCACTCGCTGTACACCCGCGACCACAACGGGCTCACGATCGAGCTCTCGACGGACAAGTTCGACATCCCCGACGACCGCCGCGGCGAGGTGCTCGCGACCGCCCAGCGCCTGCGCGAGGACGACGGGGTGGACTTCGCCGAGGAGCGACACCTCGAGGCGGCGCTCGAGGAGCTGGGGATCGACGCCGAGAAGTTCAACCTGCCGGACGCGCCGACGGGAGCGGGCGTGTAG
- a CDS encoding cold-shock protein produces MANGTVDFFNDTGGYGFITTDDADEDVFFHMEDVGGEDLTEGTEIEFDIEQAPKGPRATNVVRA; encoded by the coding sequence ATGGCAAACGGTACGGTTGATTTCTTCAACGACACAGGCGGTTACGGTTTCATCACGACGGACGACGCAGACGAGGACGTGTTCTTCCACATGGAAGACGTCGGCGGCGAGGACCTGACGGAAGGGACCGAGATCGAATTCGACATCGAACAGGCTCCCAAGGGCCCCCGCGCGACGAACGTCGTTCGCGCCTAA
- a CDS encoding formate--tetrahydrofolate ligase, with amino-acid sequence MTQTDSDGTVPPDVEIARNASRRPIADVAGEIGLEGADLERRGNGVAKLTWDAIDRELDAPADGNLVLVTAMTPTRRGAGKTVTTVGLGQALAQQGESSVVAIREPSLGPVFGMKGGAAGGGYSQVLPMEEINLHFTGDIHAVTAAHNLVAAMIDAERTHGNALDVEPDSVAWNRALDVNDRALREIVVGLGGRVNGPPREDSFLITAASELMAVLCLATDIADLKARLARIIVAYDTDGAPITIENLECVGAVTALLKDALRPNLVQTIEGTPAFVHGGPFANIATGTNSILADRLGLRLGDYLVTEAGFGADLGAEKFVNIVSREGIAPDVAVVVATVDALEKHGEAMLERREGPDDDGSEREPVADDRTEAVRAGCANLDHHVDNLLAMGVPVVVAVNRFPDDTDGEVRAVLDHCELRDVPAAVSTVYRDGGRGGLELAAHVREAAEPGSASLEPSYDLSMPIDEKIRAVATQVYGADDVEFTPQARSDIERLRALGLDDVPVCLSKTPASLSDDPGEAGVPFGWELTVRELYPSAGAGFVVALTGDVLTMPGLPADPAATEIGVDDDGSVRGLF; translated from the coding sequence ATGACCCAAACTGACTCCGACGGAACCGTCCCGCCGGACGTCGAGATCGCACGGAACGCGTCGCGGCGACCGATCGCCGACGTCGCCGGAGAGATCGGCCTCGAGGGGGCGGACCTCGAGCGCCGCGGAAACGGCGTCGCGAAGCTCACCTGGGACGCGATCGACAGAGAACTAGACGCCCCGGCCGACGGCAACCTGGTCCTCGTGACGGCGATGACGCCGACGCGGCGGGGAGCCGGTAAAACCGTCACCACCGTCGGTCTCGGCCAGGCGCTCGCCCAGCAGGGCGAGTCGAGCGTCGTCGCCATCAGAGAGCCGTCGCTGGGGCCGGTGTTCGGCATGAAAGGCGGCGCGGCGGGCGGCGGCTACAGCCAGGTGCTCCCGATGGAGGAGATCAACCTCCACTTCACCGGCGACATCCACGCCGTCACGGCGGCGCACAACCTCGTCGCGGCGATGATCGACGCCGAGCGGACCCACGGCAACGCACTCGACGTCGAACCCGACAGCGTCGCCTGGAACCGCGCGCTCGACGTCAACGACCGGGCGCTTCGCGAGATCGTCGTCGGACTCGGCGGGCGGGTGAACGGCCCGCCGCGGGAGGACTCGTTTCTCATCACCGCCGCCTCCGAACTGATGGCCGTCCTCTGTCTGGCGACCGACATCGCGGACCTCAAGGCGCGACTCGCGCGCATCATCGTCGCCTACGACACCGACGGAGCGCCGATCACGATCGAGAACCTCGAGTGCGTCGGCGCCGTGACCGCCCTGCTGAAGGACGCCCTGCGGCCGAACCTCGTCCAGACGATCGAGGGGACGCCCGCGTTCGTCCACGGCGGCCCCTTCGCCAACATCGCGACGGGGACGAACTCGATCCTGGCGGACCGGCTCGGCCTGCGTCTCGGCGACTACCTCGTCACGGAGGCGGGCTTCGGCGCCGACCTCGGCGCGGAGAAGTTCGTCAACATCGTCTCCCGCGAGGGGATCGCCCCCGACGTCGCCGTCGTCGTCGCGACCGTCGACGCGCTCGAGAAACACGGCGAGGCGATGCTCGAGCGACGGGAGGGTCCCGACGACGACGGGTCCGAACGCGAACCGGTCGCGGACGACCGCACGGAGGCGGTTCGCGCGGGCTGTGCGAACCTCGATCACCACGTTGACAACCTCCTGGCGATGGGGGTCCCGGTCGTCGTCGCTGTCAACCGGTTTCCCGACGACACCGACGGGGAGGTTCGGGCGGTCCTCGACCACTGCGAACTGCGCGACGTTCCGGCCGCCGTCTCGACGGTGTACCGCGACGGCGGGAGGGGTGGCCTCGAACTGGCGGCGCACGTCCGGGAGGCGGCCGAACCCGGATCGGCGTCGCTGGAACCCTCCTACGACCTCTCGATGCCCATCGACGAGAAGATCCGCGCCGTCGCCACCCAGGTGTACGGGGCCGACGACGTCGAGTTCACCCCGCAGGCGCGATCGGACATCGAGAGACTGCGGGCGCTCGGACTGGACGACGTGCCGGTCTGTCTCTCGAAAACCCCCGCGTCGCTCTCGGACGACCCCGGCGAGGCTGGCGTGCCGTTCGGCTGGGAGCTGACGGTACGGGAGCTGTACCCCTCGGCCGGCGCGGGCTTCGTCGTCGCGCTCACGGGCGACGTGCTCACGATGCCCGGCCTGCCTGCCGATCCGGCCGCGACGGAGATCGGAGTCGACGACGACGGCTCCGTCCGCGGGCTGTTCTGA
- a CDS encoding spermidine synthase — protein MDAGLRSYRFSKAELAVFVSGIVSMGLEILAVRVVAPQFGSHIYTIGGILTVFLAALSLGYWRGGKRAAAHASTDRLVWLFLLTAVYVAVLIFARDLLLVATATIPLPARYASLPAVILLFGPPTYFLGFVSPYAAQLSQKADVGAASGHVYALGTIGSIIGSAGTTFLLIPTLSIDGVSLLFGLLLVSTALVLTVPSLPRVPVASIAVVTLLLFAAAGSGSMGYSVHGEVVHQSQTPYQELEVIDRGSERTMFLDGTRHSAKDLEDPDRHVFAYTAYFHLPYLTVDDPDEIDRALFVGGGGYTGPQSFVERDENVHVDVVEIDPEVTAAAKEYFGLEESERLEAHTGDGRQFLEESDETYDVIVLDAYKQDNVPFHLTTREFMELAKERLSDDGVLVANVISAPSGPASEFYRAEYRTMEAVFPQVYSFRTSDTGAVQNIQLVATKDDERLSQETLQERNAEREIGIDLETAVGYYEGDVDTTGAPVLEDDNAPVDSLLDPMVGQRYVIEETDGGNESETARLAEPPSARA, from the coding sequence ATGGACGCTGGCCTCCGGTCGTATCGGTTCTCGAAGGCCGAGCTGGCGGTGTTCGTCTCGGGGATCGTGAGCATGGGCCTCGAGATCCTCGCCGTGCGGGTGGTCGCCCCGCAGTTCGGCAGCCACATCTACACGATCGGCGGCATTCTGACGGTGTTTCTCGCGGCGTTGAGTCTGGGCTACTGGCGCGGGGGCAAACGCGCGGCGGCCCACGCCTCGACCGACCGTCTCGTCTGGCTGTTCCTGCTGACGGCGGTTTACGTCGCCGTGCTCATCTTCGCGCGGGACCTCCTCCTCGTGGCGACGGCGACGATCCCGCTGCCCGCGCGGTACGCCTCGCTACCGGCGGTGATCCTGCTGTTCGGCCCGCCGACGTACTTCCTCGGGTTCGTCAGCCCGTACGCCGCCCAGCTCTCACAGAAGGCCGACGTCGGCGCGGCCTCCGGCCACGTCTACGCCCTGGGGACGATCGGCAGCATCATCGGCTCGGCGGGAACGACGTTCCTCCTCATCCCTACTCTCAGCATCGACGGCGTCAGCCTGCTGTTCGGCCTCCTGCTGGTCTCGACCGCGCTCGTGCTGACGGTTCCCTCGCTCCCTCGCGTTCCCGTCGCCTCGATCGCCGTCGTCACCCTCCTGCTGTTCGCCGCCGCCGGCAGCGGATCGATGGGGTACAGCGTCCACGGCGAGGTCGTCCACCAGAGCCAGACGCCCTACCAGGAACTCGAGGTGATCGACCGGGGCTCCGAGCGGACGATGTTCCTAGACGGCACCCGCCACAGTGCGAAAGACCTCGAGGACCCCGACCGACACGTCTTCGCCTACACCGCCTACTTCCACCTGCCGTACCTCACCGTGGACGACCCCGACGAGATCGACCGGGCGCTGTTCGTCGGCGGCGGCGGGTACACCGGCCCCCAGAGTTTCGTCGAGCGCGACGAGAACGTCCACGTCGACGTCGTCGAGATCGACCCCGAAGTCACGGCCGCCGCGAAGGAGTACTTCGGGTTGGAGGAGAGCGAACGCCTCGAGGCCCACACCGGCGACGGCCGGCAGTTCCTCGAGGAGTCCGACGAGACCTACGACGTGATCGTCCTCGACGCCTACAAGCAGGACAACGTGCCGTTTCACCTGACCACGAGGGAGTTCATGGAACTCGCGAAAGAGCGCCTGAGCGACGACGGCGTGCTCGTCGCGAACGTCATCTCCGCGCCCAGCGGGCCGGCCTCGGAGTTCTACCGCGCCGAGTACCGGACGATGGAGGCGGTGTTCCCGCAGGTGTACAGCTTCCGCACCAGCGACACCGGCGCCGTCCAGAACATCCAGCTGGTGGCGACGAAAGACGACGAGCGACTGAGCCAGGAGACCCTTCAGGAGCGAAACGCCGAGCGCGAGATCGGCATCGACCTCGAGACGGCGGTCGGGTACTACGAGGGCGACGTCGATACGACGGGCGCGCCGGTGCTCGAGGACGACAACGCACCCGTCGACAGCCTGCTCGATCCGATGGTCGGTCAGCGGTACGTGATCGAAGAAACCGACGGCGGAAACGAGAGCGAGACGGCCCGCCTCGCGGAGCCGCCGTCCGCCCGCGCCTGA
- a CDS encoding class I SAM-dependent methyltransferase, translating into MDSKTVCRRWAERSGEYSPEYYAYHGQDELSETVRRLLEQFGDRDASVLEVGCSSGRHLAHLYEHGFDDLAGIDVNGDAFDVMEETYPDLAAAGTFYHEAIENVVGDFEDDRFDVVYSVETLQHLHPDLEWVFEDLSRIAGDLLVTIETEGDDERPEADVTYVTDGVPLYYRDWGRVFTEVGCDEVDVRRGKRGTVRTFRPGE; encoded by the coding sequence GTGGATTCCAAGACGGTCTGTCGTCGATGGGCTGAGCGGTCCGGGGAGTACTCACCGGAATACTACGCCTACCACGGCCAGGACGAGCTGAGCGAGACGGTCCGGCGGCTCCTCGAGCAGTTCGGCGACCGGGACGCGTCCGTCCTCGAGGTCGGCTGTAGCTCCGGCCGTCACCTCGCGCACCTGTACGAACACGGGTTCGACGATCTGGCGGGAATCGACGTCAACGGGGACGCGTTCGACGTGATGGAGGAGACCTACCCCGACCTCGCCGCCGCCGGAACGTTCTACCACGAGGCGATCGAGAACGTCGTCGGCGACTTCGAGGACGATCGCTTCGACGTCGTCTACTCGGTGGAGACGCTCCAGCACCTCCACCCGGACCTCGAGTGGGTTTTCGAGGACCTGTCTCGGATCGCCGGCGATCTCCTCGTCACGATCGAGACCGAAGGCGACGACGAACGGCCGGAGGCGGACGTAACCTACGTCACCGACGGCGTCCCCCTGTACTACCGCGATTGGGGCCGCGTGTTCACCGAAGTAGGCTGCGACGAAGTCGACGTCAGACGCGGAAAGCGAGGCACAGTACGAACGTTCCGCCCGGGCGAGTAA
- the eif1A gene encoding translation initiation factor eIF-1A, translated as MSEEHQRRNLRMPSSDELFAVVTEHNGGNHVRVRCEDGKNRMGRIPGRMKYRTWINEDDVVLVEPWDWQDEKANIEWRYTDQDAAQLRREGHID; from the coding sequence GTGAGTGAAGAACACCAACGCCGGAACCTTCGGATGCCCTCGAGCGACGAGCTCTTCGCGGTCGTAACCGAACACAACGGCGGCAACCACGTCAGAGTCCGCTGTGAGGACGGGAAGAATCGAATGGGCCGTATCCCCGGTCGGATGAAGTACCGGACCTGGATCAACGAGGACGACGTCGTGCTCGTCGAACCCTGGGACTGGCAGGACGAGAAGGCCAACATCGAGTGGCGCTACACCGACCAGGACGCAGCCCAGCTCCGGCGCGAAGGTCACATCGACTGA
- a CDS encoding CobW family GTP-binding protein: protein MRSTTIPVTVLSGSLGAGKTTLVNHLLRNAGDRNLAVLVNDMGSVNVDADLVAEGSDLAVDDGIAELSNGCICCELQDDLETAVVRLAREREFDHLLVEASGISEPAPVARLFTTASRVAARYEIDALVTVLDTRLFLDAFDGESVPERRGADEETRPLSDLLVEQLECSNLVLLNKADQCTTAELERAEELVRTLRPGVETVRTEFSAVDPARLFDTGLFDPGQLGELAGWHRALEDGAAAGDAGHDHHADDDHGHRHPDEVYGVDSFVVRERRPLDPRQFAAFLEALPPTVVRSKGTAWVAGNEQRLTVHQAGPSVRVTAAGPWIASLPELDRELYRSNRPDLEWHNEHGDRLTELVFIGTGLDEPALRAALEECLLEEPAAPAGTNDESRFPAEPGAERVLREP from the coding sequence ATGCGATCGACGACGATTCCCGTCACCGTCCTCTCGGGCAGCCTCGGCGCGGGAAAGACGACGCTGGTCAACCACCTGCTGCGAAACGCCGGCGATCGGAACCTCGCCGTGCTGGTCAACGACATGGGGTCGGTGAACGTCGACGCCGACCTGGTCGCCGAGGGGTCGGACCTCGCGGTCGACGACGGCATCGCCGAGCTCTCGAACGGCTGCATCTGCTGTGAGCTCCAGGACGACCTCGAGACCGCTGTCGTTCGGCTGGCCCGCGAGCGCGAGTTCGACCACCTGCTCGTCGAGGCCTCCGGCATCTCGGAGCCGGCGCCGGTCGCCCGGCTGTTCACGACGGCCTCGCGGGTGGCCGCCCGCTACGAGATCGACGCCCTCGTCACGGTGCTCGACACCCGGCTCTTCCTCGACGCCTTCGACGGCGAGTCGGTGCCCGAGCGCCGGGGTGCCGACGAGGAGACGCGCCCGCTCTCGGACCTGCTGGTCGAACAGCTCGAGTGTTCGAACCTCGTTCTGCTCAACAAGGCCGACCAGTGTACGACCGCGGAGCTCGAGCGCGCCGAGGAGCTCGTCCGGACGCTCCGGCCGGGCGTCGAGACGGTCCGCACCGAGTTCAGCGCGGTCGATCCCGCCCGGCTGTTCGACACCGGCCTGTTCGATCCGGGACAGCTCGGCGAACTCGCGGGGTGGCACCGGGCGCTCGAGGACGGGGCCGCGGCGGGCGACGCCGGCCACGACCACCACGCCGACGACGACCACGGCCACCGCCACCCGGACGAGGTCTACGGCGTCGATTCGTTCGTCGTCCGGGAGCGCCGGCCGCTCGATCCCCGGCAGTTCGCGGCGTTCCTCGAGGCGCTGCCGCCGACCGTCGTCCGATCGAAGGGGACTGCCTGGGTCGCCGGCAACGAACAACGGCTCACGGTCCACCAGGCCGGCCCGTCGGTACGGGTGACGGCGGCCGGGCCGTGGATCGCCTCGCTGCCCGAACTCGACCGGGAACTCTACCGGTCGAACCGGCCGGACCTCGAGTGGCACAACGAGCACGGTGACCGCCTGACGGAGCTCGTGTTCATCGGCACCGGCCTCGACGAACCCGCGCTGCGAGCGGCGCTCGAGGAGTGTCTGCTCGAGGAGCCGGCCGCGCCAGCCGGGACGAACGACGAGAGCCGGTTCCCCGCGGAACCGGGTGCAGAGCGCGTGCTCCGGGAGCCGTGA